Genomic segment of Paenibacillus sp. FSL R5-0623:
GTCACTAGTCCGATGAATCCAATTTTGACTCCGCCCACTTCTTTAATCACATACGGCTTAATCAATGTTTTTCCTGTGGCAGTTTCAATCACGTTTGCATTGACGTAATCAAATTTTGCACCGGCATGCGTTACCTTACCTTCTTTTGGATCAAGGCCACCAAAGATCTGTGCCTTTAAAGCAGCGACACCTTGGTCGAATTCGTGATTCCCTAAGGACCCTACATCGAAGCCCATCATATTCATCCATTCCATGGTAGGCTCGTCACGATCCAAAGATGAGGCTGGAGCAGATGCACCAACAGAGTCTCCATTATGGAATAGTAGGGAGTGTTCATATTTGGCTTGAGCTTCTTTGAGATAGGTTGCTAGAATTGGAGCCGTTCCTGCCTTCTTATCACCCACGATTGATGTGGTATCTAACTGACCGTGGAAATCATTGATTCCAATCAAGTGTACTTCTACATCGTTACCTGCGGCAGAGACAGAACCTGCTGCGCCCAATAGTTGCGTGAGTAATAGTGCAGCGGTGGCTACACGCAGTGTGCTTTTACCCAAAACTTTTTTCCAAAACATGAATGAAAAAACCCCTCTCCAATTTTAGATCCTGAGATATTTTACCATAGTTCAATTCATAAAAATCATTAAATATATAAAATGGATGTAAAAAGTTGAGAGATTGATAGAACAGCAACATGACATGTTACATTTCAGCCAAAACTTCACTATTGGTACTCTGACACGCAGCTCAATTCTTCTTACGCTATCACCTACTGGGTACGTTCGACATAGTACACTGGCACTGGCTAAAAAAAAAGACACCCTGCAGGGTGCCTTAGTTTCTTCATATAATATCTCAAAACACTCAGACGACGAGGTATCTATCTTTTACTCCAACTTGCTTTCCTCTTTATAGAGGTAGAGATGTTTCTCGGTTGACTACTATTCTGCTTTGGTTTTATCTATCATGTTCATTAATATAACAACAGCCTCTGCTCTGGTGGTTTGCGCTTTAGGTTTGAAATCGTTGTTACCCATGCCTTCTACAAGACCAAGTTCCTTCAGAGCTTCCACAGAAGTTTTCGCCCAAACAGGAATAGATTTGTCATCTGCAAAAGACGTTGTAGCATTGCCTGTAATAGATACCTTTATCGCATTCGCAACCATCACTACCATCTCGGCACGTGTTATATTGGTGTTCGGACGGAACGTGTCGTCCGGATAACCGCTAATAATGCCTTCTTGCACGGCTTGCGAGACTGCCATTTTGGCCCAAGTTCCGATCTCGGTTTTATCTGAGAATACCAGTTCCAATTCTGCTTTTTGTGAACTCAATGCACCCATCAGCATAACTGAGAACTCGGCACGTGTGATGTTCTTCCCCGGATTGAACGTTCCATCCGGATAACCGTTGATGATGCCTTTGCTTGAAGCTTGTTTAATTCTTGCTTCAGCCCAGTGTCCCGAGATATCGCTAAAACCAGGTTCCGTCGTGGGTTCAACTGGATTATTCAAGACCGGCTTCCCGCTAATTTTATCTATAACAAGGACAGCATACTTCGTAAAGTGATTAACCTCAACTATGATTTGGTTCCCTTTTATAATGCCTCCGTCCACTTTCTCCCATGCCTTGTTCACTTCATTATAATAATATACAGCTGTCGAATGATGACTCTCAAGACCTGATGAATCAAATGTAAAGGTCATTTTTACCGGCTTGAGGAAGTTCTCCGGGAAATTCTTCAAAAGCTCAAAAACTGGGCTGGCCAGAATCTCTTTATTTGTTAGCAAAATTTCGGTATTAGACACTTTATCAATCGATAGAGTCAGTTCTTGAGATGATCCTCCTGCTGGAATTGAGATCTGAATCTCTTTACCTAAGCTAACCAACCCTGATTTTCCCACCGGAACGGTTATTTTACCCGTTGTTGAAGTGACTGTATTGTCTATAGGAGCCATTGGTGCTGAAGGAGTACTCGGACTTGTTGTTTGTACGGGCTGTACAGTGAAAACTGAATACGGATTGGACTCCGTTATCCCCTGTCCTGCATTACCGGCACCATTGGACACTCCATTATTCTGAAGGGTAATAACATTGACCGATTTGTTAACGTTACCTTGAGGTGTTAACGTTGCTGTCCACGTCACACCCCCATCGGATGATTGAACAGCACTCAGTGTACCACTTGCAACCGTCAGATCTGCATTATCAAAACCCGACACGGCCTCAGAGAATGTGATCGTTACCGCTGATGTTTTGCCACTGGTCAGCGTTGTATCGGCTACAACAATCGTTGCTGTTGGTTGGGCGGTATAAACCGTATAATTATTCGAATCCGTTGTACCCGTTCCGGCATTGCCTGCAACATCACTGATGCCTGTATTATCAAGCGTAATGATATTTGTGCCATCCGTGGTGCCAACAGCCGGCGTCAATGTCGCAGTCCATGTAATACCTCCATTGGATGAACTAACGGCACTCAGCGTACCGTTTGCAACGGTCAGGTCGTCATTGGTAAATCCTGTAACTCCTTCGGAAAAAGTGAAGTTGACCTGCGATGTCTTCCCGGCAGTCATTGTCGTATCGGTGACGTCAATCGTTGCTGTAGGTCTAACCGTATCAATGGCGTAGTTATTGGAATCCGTTGTACCCGTACCTGTTATGCCGCCTTGATTCATCACACCCGTATTGTCGAGTGTAATCTTATTGGTTCCAGCAGTCATGCCGACAGTCGGGGTTAGTTCTGCTGTATAGATAATATTATCGTTAGTAGCCAGATTGTTAATGGTTCCATTCATCGCTGCAAGGTCTGCAACAGTAAATCCTGTAACTGGTTCAGAGAATGTGATGGTGACCTGTGATGTTTTACCAATGATCAGCGTTGTATCGGCTACTACAATCGTTGCCGTTGGCCGGGCGGTATAGACCTCATAATTATTCGAGATCGTTGTCCCTATGCCAGCATTGCCTACATCATTGCTCATGCCTGTATTATCAAGCGTGATGATGTTGGTTTCATCCGTGATACCATAAGCTGGCGTCAATGTCGCAGTCCATGTAATACCTCCATTGGATGAACTAAGGTCGCTCACCGTACCGTTCTCAACCAAAAGGTCAGCGACGTCAAAACCTGTCACTGCTTCGGAAAACGTAATAGTAACCAGTGATGTCTGCCCAGCAGTAAGGACCGTACCAGCTATGATAATATTTGCTGTGGGTCTTATTGTATCAATCGCATAATTACTCGAGGTGGTTATACCTACACCTACAGTACGGTCTTGATTCATCACACCTGAGTTGTCGAGAGTAATGACGTTCAATGCATCTGTAGTGTCGGGTTTAGGTGTGAGAGTTGCGGTCCAAGTAGTGCCTCCATCTGAAGATGAAGGTGCAGTCAGTGTAGCGTTTGGAACCGTTAAGTCTCCATTATCCAACCCTTGTACCGCTTCCGAGAACGTAAAGGTTACCTGTGATGTGCTGCCAATTCTCAGCAGTGTGTTATCCATTGTGATTGTTGACGTTGGAGCCGCAGCATACACCTTATCTGATGGTTTTAAGTACAACAGTCCTGTAATGAGAGACAAGACCAGAATGAAGCTCCCTATCCTTTTGCCAAAAATCATATGACCCTCCTCGTATCTTTCCTCTGGATGAGAAAATCTTCTGAAACCCTTCTTAAATACTTCAAATTCAATCTAATCAATCATTCGACACATTCGTCCAAATTCCTATATCCACAAATAAAAATAAATCGTTCGTCACAGCTGAACTACTAACTGTAAGTCGAGAGTGAGACTAGTTAAAAGTATTCATTTATGCCTTCCACAATCACCCGGAAAGATTTTCATAGAAAATAATGTATTTTATCTTTTTAGTTGCTATAATGGAATAAAAAGTAATATCATCTACATAGTCCACTGAATAGCAAGTTTCCACCGAGCCTTCCCCCCTCCACTCTAGGTATCACATCCATTTACATATAGTGCATTCAAGCAACTAATTTTGTCTATTAAAGGAGGTGAACCGAGAGCATTTTATATCTGATTTCCCTTTAATTATCATTGGGGGATGTGTTGATTGCTCTTCCACCACTCCTAACCGAACGCTGCGCAGAAATACGCAATAATTGTAAGGGTTTGTTTTTCTATGTATTTAGCTTTAACCATTATAAAGAACATAGGAGCGTGTCCAATGAATAAATTGTTCCCGAAATCTTTTCGAGTTTTTTTGGTTTGCTTGTTGATTCTTGCATTTGCCGTACCAGCAACGGCTTCTGCTGGCTATCTTGGAGATAAGCTCACAATCGGCCAAAGCATGGCGAAGGGTGACTATCTCACCTCCCAAGATGGTAGATTTTCAGCCATTTGGCAGAATGACGGGAACTTCGTTATCTATCAAAACGGTTCTTCTCTCTGGAGTAGCGGTACCAGTAACAGTGGGGCTCTTTCGTTCAATTTTGAATCACAGTACGGGAAACCTGTCATCTATAAATATGGCATGAAATATCAAGACGTTTACCAATATGGTTATCGTTATGGTTTCAACCCGGCTACAGGTAAATTCGAATATTACACCGGTTGGGGGTGGGATAAAGTTTTGATGATTGATACTTCCGTACAGGTAGCTGCTTGGTCTCCCAATACCACCTCATGGATTCCAGGTCATCACGGGAGCAGCTTACCGGCTAACACAACGGGTGACACACTGGTCATGCAAAGTGATGGGAATTTAGTTCTCTATAACACAACCCTGACCAATAGCAATTATCCGAACAGTTGGATTCCTGTCTGGGCTTCGAATACGGGCGGGCGTTAAAATCAGATCGAGAGCCGCATGATGAGCGGCTCTTTTTTTGTTTATCCAGGGAAGCTGATAGACTCACTACTTAACCCAAAGAGGTCAACCAGTAAAACGGCTGACCTCTATACATAAATGTCGTATGGACTATTCCGCTCTCTATATTTCGGGGAAATATAATAACTGTAGAGAGTCTATTACTTTACCGTCTGAGCCTTCTTCAATTTATCAGCAACGGCTTGAGTGTTGGATTGAATAGCAGCAGTTGCTTTGTCTAATGTTTTCTTCCCGTTTACTACCTGTGTCAATTCTTTCAATACAATTGACCGAAATCTCAATTCAAAATTTGGTGACTTGTTCATGAGAACATAACTTGTTATCGATGAATCCAGATCAGGTTTTAATTTATAGAATGCATCCAACTTGTACCCTGAGTACTCCTTAATCATGCGAGATAGAGGAGCACCGATACTATTGTTCGAGTTCTTGGGTTTATAGTATTCATTAGCGTAGTCATCTCCATTGAAATATTTGATGAAATCCCAAGCTGCATCAACATGAGATGCGCCTGCTGGAATTGCAAATATCTCATTAACATACACGTTCCCTGTTGACTTTCGGTCCTTAGCGGCTGGACCGGTAGCAATACCAAGCGTGAAAGGTTTATAATTCTTCACACCTTTTTTGGCTGCTTGCAGGGATTGCAACTGACTAATAGAGGCTACTTTCATAGCTGATCGTCCCATAATGAACGAGCTGCTTTCCAAGTAACTTTTGCCGGACAGACTGATCATCTCGTCAAGTACTCCGGACTTCGTTGCCTCGCTCGACAGACGATAAGCATTTTTCCACGCAGTTGTATTTGCAGTAGCCTTAAGGGTGTTTGGATCCATGTACGTTAATCCTTCTGTTCTGGCGATTTCCATTACCAGATTGCTTGATCCAGTGGAGCTTAGGCCCCAAATTCGGGAGTTCTTATCTCCCTTAGTAGGGAATTTCTTAGCAAGATTCAATATCTCTTCCCATGTCATCCCATCTGTTGGTGTTTTAACATTGTACTTTTTAAATAAATCAGCATTATACAGAAGAGCGTAGGAATCCGCTTTTGGGCTTAACCCATAAAGTTTGCCACCGCCTTGTTTCTTCAATTCATCAAGCAAGCCGGGGTATAACGTTGTCGTATCATACGTATCTCGCTTAATTAAAGGTTCTAAATCGACTAGCTTTTTATCTTTAGACATTTGTTGGTATTGGTAAGGGGGTAGCATCACAAGATCGGGTGAATACTTATTGATTGCCCCGTTGTAATCCTTAATCGACTCCATACCTCCAGGTGTAACTACTTCGATATTTACATTCGGGTACTTCTGACTAAACAGATCTCCATACGTCATTTTGAAATCATCTTCGTTCCAGTACAATACTTTTAAAGTACGTGCCGAATCTGCCTCGTTATCCGAATTTGCAGAGACTTGCTTGCCTGTGCTAAAAACTGTTGAAATACCGATTAACATAACACTTAGGCTAACAAGCATGGCCTTCTGTAATACCTTATGCTTCAAAAATAAAACCTCCACTCGTGTATTGTTCAAACGATGATTCGCTTGTGTTGTACTCAGTATAGAAGTGAAAGCTTATCATCTAACTACCGAACTTCTTATCATTTCCTTAAATCGTCCTGACGTTATTCAATGCATAAGAAATATCGCTTATAATTATCGTGATGCTCTTCAATTGAAGGAAGATGCTGGAATAGGGAGGATCTATGGCGGAAAGCACAATTTTAATGGTGGATGATGAAGCGGAAATCATCCAATTAATGAGTATTTATTTCAATAACGAAGGTTATAAGTTGCTGCAAGCGTCGAATGGAATGGAGGCGCTGAAGATTCTGCAGACCAAGCAAGTGGATCTAATTGTACTGGATCTAATGATGCCCAAGATGGACGGTTTACAAGCGTGTATGAAAATACGAGAGACGAATCCGATTCCTATCATTATGCTGTCCGCTAAAAGCCAAGATATCGACAAAATATCAGGCCTCAGTATCGGCGCTGACGACTACGTAACCAAACCGTTCAACCCGCTCGAGCTGATCGCAAGGATCAAGTCGCAGCTTCGAAGAATGAACCAGTTCAACTCCGTTTTGGGCAATGCGAACGAAATACATATCGAAAACGTCGTGATTAATAATGCATCCCACACGGTAACGGTCGATCAGCAGGAAATCAAATTGACTCCCCGCGAGTTCGCGCTCCTTCACATGCTGGCTGTTAATAGAGGGATGGTGCTGAGTATGGACCGTATCTACGAAGAAGTATGGAATGAGCCTTTTATGGAGTCGAAGAATAGTGTCAT
This window contains:
- a CDS encoding extracellular solute-binding protein, producing the protein MKHKVLQKAMLVSLSVMLIGISTVFSTGKQVSANSDNEADSARTLKVLYWNEDDFKMTYGDLFSQKYPNVNIEVVTPGGMESIKDYNGAINKYSPDLVMLPPYQYQQMSKDKKLVDLEPLIKRDTYDTTTLYPGLLDELKKQGGGKLYGLSPKADSYALLYNADLFKKYNVKTPTDGMTWEEILNLAKKFPTKGDKNSRIWGLSSTGSSNLVMEIARTEGLTYMDPNTLKATANTTAWKNAYRLSSEATKSGVLDEMISLSGKSYLESSSFIMGRSAMKVASISQLQSLQAAKKGVKNYKPFTLGIATGPAAKDRKSTGNVYVNEIFAIPAGASHVDAAWDFIKYFNGDDYANEYYKPKNSNNSIGAPLSRMIKEYSGYKLDAFYKLKPDLDSSITSYVLMNKSPNFELRFRSIVLKELTQVVNGKKTLDKATAAIQSNTQAVADKLKKAQTVK
- a CDS encoding response regulator transcription factor; translation: MAESTILMVDDEAEIIQLMSIYFNNEGYKLLQASNGMEALKILQTKQVDLIVLDLMMPKMDGLQACMKIRETNPIPIIMLSAKSQDIDKISGLSIGADDYVTKPFNPLELIARIKSQLRRMNQFNSVLGNANEIHIENVVINNASHTVTVDQQEIKLTPREFALLHMLAVNRGMVLSMDRIYEEVWNEPFMESKNSVMVHIRKLREKIESNPREPRIIKTVWGIGYKIESDLKARGE
- a CDS encoding Ig-like domain-containing protein translates to MIFGKRIGSFILVLSLITGLLYLKPSDKVYAAAPTSTITMDNTLLRIGSTSQVTFTFSEAVQGLDNGDLTVPNATLTAPSSSDGGTTWTATLTPKPDTTDALNVITLDNSGVMNQDRTVGVGITTSSNYAIDTIRPTANIIIAGTVLTAGQTSLVTITFSEAVTGFDVADLLVENGTVSDLSSSNGGITWTATLTPAYGITDETNIITLDNTGMSNDVGNAGIGTTISNNYEVYTARPTATIVVADTTLIIGKTSQVTITFSEPVTGFTVADLAAMNGTINNLATNDNIIYTAELTPTVGMTAGTNKITLDNTGVMNQGGITGTGTTDSNNYAIDTVRPTATIDVTDTTMTAGKTSQVNFTFSEGVTGFTNDDLTVANGTLSAVSSSNGGITWTATLTPAVGTTDGTNIITLDNTGISDVAGNAGTGTTDSNNYTVYTAQPTATIVVADTTLTSGKTSAVTITFSEAVSGFDNADLTVASGTLSAVQSSDGGVTWTATLTPQGNVNKSVNVITLQNNGVSNGAGNAGQGITESNPYSVFTVQPVQTTSPSTPSAPMAPIDNTVTSTTGKITVPVGKSGLVSLGKEIQISIPAGGSSQELTLSIDKVSNTEILLTNKEILASPVFELLKNFPENFLKPVKMTFTFDSSGLESHHSTAVYYYNEVNKAWEKVDGGIIKGNQIIVEVNHFTKYAVLVIDKISGKPVLNNPVEPTTEPGFSDISGHWAEARIKQASSKGIINGYPDGTFNPGKNITRAEFSVMLMGALSSQKAELELVFSDKTEIGTWAKMAVSQAVQEGIISGYPDDTFRPNTNITRAEMVVMVANAIKVSITGNATTSFADDKSIPVWAKTSVEALKELGLVEGMGNNDFKPKAQTTRAEAVVILMNMIDKTKAE